In Dyadobacter sp. CECT 9275, the following proteins share a genomic window:
- a CDS encoding mandelate racemase/muconate lactonizing enzyme family protein: MTLIHSIRATEVIVPSKPGSLNSDLVLDKDTEFAKKFMTGESWTQFASQPKWIIEIKLKNGLTGIGETYRSASRELLWAAMQNFTGKDVLKLNWRRLPVTDQRIYEAFESAVLDVVGKLLNVPVYQLLGGGYRDRVDCNGWTGRRTPEDAAQKAYEAMQKGHKVFKFKCSDEDPVRLWTDEIRKKCGEGIKIILDPNQRWNDVQTTLKLMEGVDTSIMFGLEDPILHGDVAGFQYLKSNLGIPLYRHISLPYTQDIRDMITFVRADAADGYNFNGSAYNCVLLAEIAHMEGKTCWRGSEVDLGISEAMGLHIAAASINCSIPSDIFGELVREDDLLKNPIRFENGAAIVPAGSGLGIVPDYDAIDKYKTNQFLESTI, from the coding sequence ATGACCCTTATCCATTCCATTCGCGCAACCGAGGTAATTGTCCCATCCAAACCTGGCAGCCTCAACTCTGACCTGGTCCTGGACAAGGATACCGAATTTGCAAAAAAATTCATGACAGGAGAAAGCTGGACTCAATTTGCCAGCCAGCCCAAATGGATTATTGAAATCAAACTTAAAAATGGCCTGACCGGCATAGGTGAAACCTACCGGAGCGCATCCAGGGAACTCCTCTGGGCCGCCATGCAGAATTTTACAGGAAAAGATGTACTCAAACTAAACTGGAGACGGCTCCCGGTAACCGACCAGCGGATTTATGAGGCATTTGAAAGTGCAGTTCTGGACGTGGTGGGCAAGCTTTTGAATGTTCCGGTATACCAACTGCTGGGCGGAGGCTATCGTGACCGCGTGGACTGCAACGGCTGGACAGGTCGCAGAACCCCCGAAGATGCTGCCCAAAAGGCTTACGAAGCCATGCAGAAAGGACATAAGGTTTTTAAATTCAAATGTTCGGATGAAGACCCGGTTCGTTTATGGACGGATGAAATCAGAAAAAAATGCGGTGAAGGAATCAAAATAATCCTGGATCCCAACCAGCGATGGAATGATGTACAAACCACATTAAAATTGATGGAAGGGGTGGACACCAGCATCATGTTTGGACTCGAAGACCCCATCCTGCACGGAGATGTTGCAGGTTTCCAATACCTGAAATCCAATTTAGGCATCCCGCTTTACCGGCATATTTCGCTGCCTTACACCCAGGACATCCGGGACATGATCACATTTGTGCGGGCCGATGCCGCCGATGGTTATAATTTCAACGGCTCCGCCTATAATTGTGTACTCCTGGCCGAGATTGCCCACATGGAAGGCAAAACATGCTGGCGCGGCTCGGAGGTGGACCTTGGGATTTCCGAAGCCATGGGATTGCATATTGCCGCAGCAAGCATTAACTGCAGCATACCTTCCGATATTTTCGGAGAATTGGTGCGGGAAGATGACCTGCTCAAAAATCCGATCCGATTTGAAAATGGGGCGGCCATAGTACCTGCCGGCTCCGGACTTGGCATAGTACCCGACTATGACGCGATTGACAAATACAAAACGA
- a CDS encoding 3-hydroxyacyl-CoA dehydrogenase family protein has translation MINKIKIGTVGLGLMGSSIATCILAAGHEVTSLVKDITEAGTARERILNFLKELEAEGFLQEGADVIIQKITITDQLDLLAGHEVIIETITESVDEKQKLYRELEKVVSPAAIIGSNTSAIPVSILQEGLRHPERLLGIHWAEPAHITRFMEVICGKSSDIKNAEAIVKLAESWGKEPSLLKKDIRGFITNRIMYAMLREAFNLVENGYATVEDVDRSLRNDLGYWITFAGPFRFMDLTGIPAYLTVMKDLFPELDNSTHTPEIMEKLVAEGAKGVGNGKGFYPYTKETAAKWEESFIEFSYDIRKLAEKYNTKSIES, from the coding sequence ATGATCAACAAAATAAAAATTGGTACCGTCGGCCTCGGGCTTATGGGGAGCAGCATTGCTACCTGTATTTTGGCCGCCGGACATGAGGTTACCTCGCTCGTAAAAGATATAACAGAAGCCGGTACTGCCAGGGAACGCATCCTGAATTTCCTGAAAGAACTTGAAGCTGAAGGATTCTTGCAGGAAGGTGCAGATGTGATCATTCAAAAAATTACCATCACGGACCAGCTGGATCTGCTGGCTGGGCATGAGGTAATCATCGAAACCATTACGGAAAGTGTTGACGAGAAACAAAAATTGTATCGGGAGCTTGAAAAAGTTGTGTCCCCTGCTGCTATCATCGGGAGCAATACATCTGCTATTCCTGTATCTATTCTGCAGGAAGGGCTTCGGCACCCCGAACGCCTGCTAGGGATCCACTGGGCTGAACCTGCACACATTACACGTTTCATGGAAGTGATCTGCGGGAAGTCTTCCGACATTAAAAATGCTGAGGCTATTGTAAAACTGGCTGAAAGCTGGGGAAAAGAACCTTCACTGCTGAAAAAAGATATCCGCGGATTTATTACCAACCGGATCATGTATGCCATGCTCCGGGAAGCTTTTAATCTGGTGGAAAACGGATATGCGACCGTTGAAGATGTGGACCGTTCGCTACGGAACGACCTCGGGTACTGGATCACTTTTGCAGGCCCATTCCGGTTCATGGATCTTACCGGTATCCCGGCATATTTAACCGTGATGAAGGATCTTTTTCCTGAGCTTGACAATAGTACACACACCCCGGAGATAATGGAGAAGCTGGTGGCGGAGGGTGCAAAGGGGGTCGGTAATGGGAAAGGATTTTACCCTTATACCAAAGAAACGGCCGCAAAATGGGAGGAGTCCTTCATCGAATTTAGTTATGACATCCGTAAGCTCGCAGAAAAATACAATACCAAATCCATTGAATCATAA
- a CDS encoding RidA family protein yields the protein MSKTEIHHPDKIADTGAYSAGILVDGWLFVSGQGSLDLATGEVIRGTIEEETANTLHHILKIVEAAGGTKEDIVKCTAHLSDINDFDRYNKTYASFFEGIKPARTTVQSVLGDGIKVEIDAIARIRKV from the coding sequence ATGAGTAAAACAGAAATACACCACCCCGACAAAATTGCAGATACCGGTGCTTATTCCGCTGGCATCCTGGTAGACGGCTGGCTTTTTGTTAGCGGCCAGGGCTCGCTCGATCTTGCAACCGGCGAGGTCATCCGCGGGACAATTGAGGAAGAGACAGCCAATACTTTGCATCACATTCTCAAGATCGTGGAAGCAGCCGGCGGCACCAAAGAGGACATTGTTAAATGCACTGCACACCTGAGCGACATCAACGATTTTGACCGATACAATAAAACTTACGCTTCATTTTTTGAGGGGATAAAGCCTGCCCGCACCACTGTTCAGTCGGTTTTGGGAGATGGTATCAAAGTAGAGATTGATGCCATAGCAAGGATTAGGAAGGTGTAA
- a CDS encoding creatininase family protein, protein MLFSNLAYTSIQALATDKILLLPLGAIEQHGPQLAVATDTDIVSNVASQVEKNLPSDVLLCPTLPFGSSDHHLDFGGTISIGPELYSKVIVDIVLSMLSGGFRKIVLLNGHGGNITPVKQALAVLSKTVDEKYKPNIALATYWEVGGKAFAGAPPMESPALSHACEYETSLMLHLFPEKVWMDKAERAPRPASNGYIPWEDDEAYKGVTLFKPTRFISGNGSSGEPQLATPDKGKHLFETAVRTVTEFLISFKEWPLMESLKK, encoded by the coding sequence ATGCTGTTTTCCAACCTGGCCTATACGTCTATCCAAGCACTTGCAACTGACAAAATCCTGTTGTTACCTCTGGGCGCCATTGAACAACATGGCCCTCAGCTGGCAGTGGCAACAGACACTGATATTGTCAGCAATGTGGCTTCCCAGGTTGAAAAAAACTTACCGTCCGATGTCTTACTTTGCCCGACGCTCCCATTCGGATCAAGTGATCACCATCTGGATTTTGGCGGTACGATCAGCATCGGTCCGGAACTGTATAGCAAAGTTATTGTCGACATTGTGCTGTCTATGTTGTCAGGAGGTTTTCGCAAAATAGTTTTGCTAAATGGCCATGGCGGCAATATCACTCCCGTGAAACAAGCTCTTGCCGTATTAAGCAAAACGGTAGATGAAAAATACAAACCCAACATTGCCCTCGCAACATACTGGGAGGTAGGCGGAAAGGCTTTTGCTGGTGCCCCGCCGATGGAAAGCCCGGCGCTAAGCCATGCATGCGAATACGAAACAAGCTTAATGTTACATCTTTTCCCGGAAAAGGTGTGGATGGACAAAGCCGAAAGAGCTCCCCGGCCAGCAAGTAACGGGTACATTCCATGGGAGGATGACGAGGCTTATAAAGGTGTGACCCTGTTTAAACCCACCAGGTTTATTTCCGGTAATGGCAGCAGCGGAGAACCTCAGCTTGCCACTCCTGACAAAGGGAAACACCTTTTCGAAACCGCAGTCCGGACGGTTACCGAGTTTTTAATATCATTTAAGGAATGGCCATTGATGGAAAGCCTTAAAAAATAG
- a CDS encoding glycoside hydrolase family 20 zincin-like fold domain-containing protein: MIHLLSRIWIICLFAIPAVSQSLPVLFPKPSQIQYGNGHFKLSELTTFASPSASKDISFALKTLTDAVSERTGKPVKSSPTQPKATLSYTFHEKGRTLPEVAESENKSEREHYSITISPEKIHINAQTSTGLFYAVQTLRQLIQGSGAGAKLPEVIIDDRPQLAYRGIMMDFAHGGLATVQEIKNQIDFLARWKTNQYYFYNEVSIALDGFPSIGYQSGYTKSQISEIIAYGKERHMDVIPFLNLYGHLHELLRKEKYADLAIGKYGHELNPQKSAANELLKNWIKQYTALFPSPFIHVGFDETWETKRIADDGDIKIDSEKLWLQQLSFVQNELKKYGKTVMTWTDMNNYYPDIMKKLPEGIIPVIWEYKPDTLEINKYLNPVLKENKRFLIQPAVSGWGHIYPDVDYTYTNIELCLKAGIRNKSLGFINSVWTDPVEPFVRPSWLFMAYGSIGAWQGIVPDKNAFAKDYATLMYPKVAQEMSKAFDYLKESNVYLNRSLGRNTGGMPRGTIVESWANPFLPYYLKNTREHTDDFKNARKMSEEAQDQLITALEKCDQKDTAFINSLLVSARLMAYTATRFLWAHTICERWNHSMLEKKKNDFVVYDITYLCHGLLVDMMDENGELKDAYAQAWKTEYMPYRLNTILGRFEVEHALWQKLYLKVNDYRIQNPAENVSDRSFEELFRPDF, from the coding sequence ATGATACACTTGTTATCTCGAATCTGGATTATCTGTCTGTTTGCAATTCCCGCTGTATCCCAGTCACTGCCGGTACTCTTTCCCAAGCCCAGCCAAATCCAGTATGGCAACGGCCATTTCAAGCTTTCTGAGCTTACCACTTTCGCTTCACCCTCCGCTTCAAAAGATATCTCATTTGCGCTTAAAACACTCACTGACGCGGTTTCGGAACGCACCGGAAAACCGGTTAAAAGTAGCCCCACACAACCAAAAGCTACATTAAGCTATACCTTTCATGAAAAAGGACGCACCCTGCCCGAAGTAGCGGAAAGCGAAAACAAAAGCGAAAGGGAACATTACAGTATCACCATCAGTCCTGAAAAAATTCATATCAATGCGCAAACCTCAACCGGCCTTTTTTACGCTGTTCAAACATTGCGACAATTGATCCAGGGTTCCGGAGCTGGCGCCAAATTGCCGGAAGTCATCATTGATGATCGTCCCCAACTGGCTTACAGAGGTATCATGATGGATTTTGCCCATGGCGGCCTGGCCACCGTGCAGGAGATTAAAAACCAGATCGATTTCCTCGCCCGCTGGAAAACCAACCAGTACTATTTCTATAATGAGGTAAGTATTGCACTCGACGGGTTTCCGTCAATTGGGTACCAGTCTGGCTACACCAAATCCCAGATCTCAGAAATCATAGCCTACGGAAAAGAACGTCATATGGATGTAATTCCTTTCCTGAACCTCTACGGGCATTTGCACGAGTTGCTGCGGAAGGAAAAGTATGCCGATCTTGCCATCGGCAAATATGGTCACGAATTAAATCCGCAAAAATCCGCCGCCAACGAACTCCTGAAAAACTGGATCAAACAATACACAGCACTTTTTCCAAGTCCGTTTATCCATGTTGGTTTTGACGAGACCTGGGAAACAAAACGTATTGCAGACGACGGTGATATCAAAATTGATTCGGAAAAACTGTGGCTTCAGCAATTGAGCTTTGTACAAAATGAGTTAAAAAAATATGGCAAAACCGTCATGACATGGACAGATATGAACAATTATTATCCGGACATCATGAAGAAACTGCCAGAAGGAATCATCCCGGTCATCTGGGAATACAAGCCCGATACCCTGGAAATCAACAAATACCTTAACCCGGTACTCAAGGAAAACAAAAGGTTTCTGATACAGCCAGCGGTATCAGGCTGGGGCCACATTTATCCCGATGTGGATTACACTTACACCAATATAGAACTATGCCTGAAAGCAGGTATCCGGAATAAAAGTCTTGGTTTTATCAATTCTGTCTGGACAGATCCGGTAGAACCCTTTGTACGCCCCTCGTGGCTATTTATGGCGTATGGAAGCATCGGAGCCTGGCAAGGTATTGTGCCGGACAAAAACGCTTTCGCAAAAGACTACGCTACTTTAATGTACCCCAAAGTAGCTCAGGAAATGAGCAAGGCATTCGATTACCTGAAAGAATCGAACGTTTACCTCAACAGATCGCTGGGCCGTAACACGGGCGGAATGCCTCGTGGCACCATTGTGGAAAGCTGGGCCAATCCCTTTTTACCATACTATCTTAAAAATACCCGGGAGCATACTGACGACTTTAAGAACGCAAGAAAAATGAGCGAAGAAGCGCAGGATCAGCTCATCACGGCACTTGAAAAGTGTGATCAGAAAGACACGGCTTTCATTAATTCCCTCCTGGTTTCTGCACGCTTGATGGCTTACACAGCCACCCGGTTTTTGTGGGCCCACACCATTTGTGAACGCTGGAATCATTCGATGCTGGAAAAGAAGAAAAATGACTTTGTCGTATATGATATCACCTATCTCTGCCATGGCTTACTGGTTGATATGATGGACGAAAACGGAGAATTGAAAGACGCTTATGCCCAGGCCTGGAAAACAGAATACATGCCTTACCGCCTCAATACCATTCTAGGCAGGTTCGAGGTAGAACATGCGCTTTGGCAAAAACTTTATCTGAAAGTGAATGATTACAGGATTCAGAATCCTGCAGAAAACGTATCGGATAGATCATTTGAGGAATTATTCCGACCTGATTTTTAA
- a CDS encoding SusD/RagB family nutrient-binding outer membrane lipoprotein — translation MFKTITKIYTATAGLALFALAAVGLVGCTDDFTAMNTDGTKISTVGSTEYPYLFAYALMTPTLSPDNFEVGEGTIASVYSQFLSQAAHSFPTDRYVIRQDWMPACWNPVYTSAAPQLKTIMSGTETQSAENALANIWWVWTFHRVTDYFGPIPYFDAASGKRYISYTPQDSVYYDFFKKLDAASTVLKSHQSEKPFGIYDLVYNKNASPATAWMKFANTLRLRLALRISKVNPTLAKQQAEAAVAAGVLTNIADDAYMPKSTTTYNEYNGLAVTAGWDDVRMSASMESILKGYDDPRLPVYFQPSVATGTYEGVRNGLFTSEKIIDINSRLFNSNMGTRWVNWVNNDWKTTYNVPQDIMHTAEAYFLRAEGALNGWNMGGTAEEFYKKGIETSMAQWGITDQAAVAKYIANTAVPIAPKDGMNSPAVNDYPVKWSATEDMQRKQVAQQKWLALFPDGMEGWAEVRRSGLPKLYPIVHSENTDLPQGKFIRRMPFLDTEKQTNAAEVTKAVKMLGGADNAATPLWWDKN, via the coding sequence ATGTTTAAGACGATAACAAAAATTTACACAGCAACCGCCGGGCTCGCCCTGTTTGCACTGGCCGCAGTTGGCCTCGTTGGCTGTACCGATGATTTTACCGCCATGAATACCGACGGTACGAAAATCAGTACTGTGGGGAGCACCGAATACCCATACCTGTTTGCATATGCGCTGATGACCCCCACCCTAAGCCCTGATAATTTTGAAGTCGGGGAAGGTACCATCGCCTCGGTTTATTCGCAGTTCCTGTCTCAGGCTGCTCATTCCTTCCCAACCGACCGTTACGTAATTCGTCAGGACTGGATGCCTGCTTGCTGGAACCCGGTTTATACCTCAGCGGCGCCTCAGCTGAAAACCATCATGAGCGGAACTGAAACCCAGTCCGCAGAAAATGCACTGGCTAACATCTGGTGGGTATGGACGTTTCACAGGGTAACGGATTATTTTGGCCCGATACCTTATTTCGACGCTGCCTCTGGTAAAAGGTATATCTCCTATACCCCCCAGGACTCCGTTTATTATGATTTTTTCAAAAAACTGGATGCAGCTTCTACGGTGCTGAAATCTCACCAAAGCGAAAAGCCATTCGGAATTTACGACCTTGTTTACAATAAAAACGCGAGCCCGGCAACCGCCTGGATGAAGTTTGCCAATACTTTAAGACTCAGACTTGCGCTTCGTATTTCAAAAGTAAATCCGACATTAGCCAAACAACAGGCAGAGGCCGCGGTAGCTGCGGGTGTTTTGACCAACATTGCGGACGACGCCTATATGCCAAAGTCCACCACTACCTACAACGAATACAATGGACTTGCGGTAACCGCTGGCTGGGATGACGTACGTATGAGTGCTTCCATGGAATCCATTCTGAAAGGATATGATGACCCCCGCTTGCCGGTTTACTTCCAGCCATCGGTGGCTACCGGAACATACGAAGGGGTGAGGAACGGACTATTTACATCGGAAAAAATTATCGACATTAATTCCCGTTTGTTCAATTCCAATATGGGAACCCGGTGGGTAAACTGGGTAAACAATGACTGGAAAACGACGTACAACGTTCCGCAGGATATCATGCATACGGCCGAAGCCTATTTCCTGCGGGCAGAAGGTGCCCTCAACGGATGGAATATGGGAGGAACTGCGGAGGAGTTTTACAAAAAAGGGATTGAAACATCCATGGCACAGTGGGGAATAACCGACCAGGCTGCTGTTGCGAAGTACATTGCCAATACTGCTGTGCCCATTGCACCTAAGGATGGTATGAATTCTCCGGCCGTGAATGATTACCCTGTAAAGTGGAGCGCAACCGAAGATATGCAGCGCAAACAGGTAGCACAGCAAAAATGGCTGGCACTCTTTCCTGACGGCATGGAAGGTTGGGCGGAAGTCAGGAGAAGCGGTTTGCCAAAACTGTATCCGATCGTACATAGCGAAAATACTGACTTGCCCCAGGGCAAATTCATCCGCCGAATGCCCTTTCTGGATACCGAAAAGCAAACCAACGCTGCCGAGGTTACCAAAGCTGTTAAAATGTTAGGCGGAGCAGACAACGCTGCCACCCCGCTCTGGTGGGACAAAAATTAG